The Jatrophihabitans sp. genome contains the following window.
CTGGTGCGTTACGCCGAGTGGCTGGCCGGTCCAGGGACCTCGCGCGGACTGCTCGGTCCCCGGGAAACCCCCCGGTTATGGGATCGCCACCTGCTGAACTCGGTGGCGGTCGCGGAGCTGATCCCCCCGAACGCTCGGTTGGTGGATATCGGCGCCGGCGCCGGCCTGCCCGGTCTGGCGGTGGCGTGCGTCCGCCCGGATCTGACGGTCGACCTGGTGGAGTCCTTGCTGCGCCGCACTGACTTTCTCACCGAAGTGGTGACCGCGCTGGAACTGACCGATCGTGTTCGGGTCATCCGGGGCAGGGCAGAGGACAGCGCTGTGCTCAACACGGTAGGTTCAGCGGAGTTCGTGACAGCACGGGCGGTGGCGCCACTGGACCGCCTGGTCCGATGGAGCTTTCCGCTACTTCGACCAGGTGGCAGCCTGCTCGCCCTCAAGGGAGCCGGCGCTGAGGGCGAAGTGCGCGAGCATCAGCAGTTCCTGACCCGGATGCGGGCCGAGGTAAGAGGGGTCATCGAATGCGGCGCCGAGCTGGTCGACCCGCCGACTCGGGTAGTGCACCTCATTCGCCGGTAGCACCCGAGTGCATTCGCCCCGATCGTGTGATGTGACCCAATTCCAGGACCAGATTTATCCGTAGGTGAGCTGACCAGAGCCCACGCGGCCCACGCAGTTGACCAGCGCTCGAGTAGCCAGCTCAACCGACACAGGCAATGAGGTGACATCCGGGATGCCGGACGAGTTCGACCCCGCTTCCACCACCCGTACTGCCGTGCCTCCGTTAAATCCTGGTGAGCTAAAGCCCGCCGAGGCCGAGGGCTCACTCCGCAGCGCCACCCCTGCTGACACTCAGCACCACGAAGTGACGCGCGACGACGATGTTTCACGTGAAACATCGCACGGCTCAGACCTCTATGAAGCCCTGCAGGCTGACCTGGCGCATGAGGCACTGAACCCAGGACAACCACATGTTTCACGTGAAACAACACTCAGCGACACCCCCATCGCTCGGGAAGCGATGCAGGCCGTTCACGTGCGTAACGTTCGCCAGCAGTCCTGGAACGCGCCTCCTGCACGCCGGATCATCACCGTCGCGAATCAGAAGGGCGGGGTCGGTAAGACCACCTCCGCAGTCAACCTTGCGGTGGCACTGGCGTTGCACGGATTGCATGTCCTGCTCGTGGACCTCGATCCGCAAGGTAATGCCAGTACCGCTCTGGGAGTGCCGCACACCGCTGGGACAGCGTCGGTCTATGACGTCCTCCTAGGAGATATGTCCCTCGCGGAGGTGGCGGTTCAGGTCGAGGCCGCGCCGCTGCTGCGGTGCGCCCCGGCCACCATCGACCTGGCCGGGGCTGACATCGAGCTTGCCTCGCAGGTCGCCCGTGAGCACCGGCTGCGACGGGCTGTGGCGAGTTACACCGACAAAGTCGACTACATCATCATCGACTGCCCGCCGGCGCTGGGCCTGCTCACCTTGAACGCCCTGGTGGCAGCCCAGGAGATCCTGATCCCGATCCAGTGCGAGTACTACGCCCTGGAAGGCCTGGCGCAACTGCTGAACACCGTGCAGCTGGTGAAAACCCAGCTGAACGAGACCCTTGAAGTGTCGACCGTGCTGCTGACCATGTACGACAGCCGTACTCGCCTGGCCGATCAGGTGGCCGATGAGGTGCGCCAGCACTTCGGTGACAAGGTGATTCGGTCCGTCATCCCCCGTAATGTCCGGGTCTCTGAGGCTCCTGGGTACGGTCAGACTGTGATCACCTATGATCCCGGCTCGCGAGGAGCGGTCAGTTACCTTGAGGCCGCCCGCGAGTTGGCCGAGCGCGGGTCCGCGCTGCCGGAGCACGACGAGCAAGCACGGGAGGCGCGGCAGTGAGCAAACCCCCACGGCGTGGTGGTCTCGGTCGGGGCTTGGGAGCCCTCATCCCGACCGCCGCTTCACCGGCTGACACCGGCTCTGATTCCGACGG
Protein-coding sequences here:
- the rsmG gene encoding 16S rRNA (guanine(527)-N(7))-methyltransferase RsmG, encoding MVFQRFGAGAELLVRYAEWLAGPGTSRGLLGPRETPRLWDRHLLNSVAVAELIPPNARLVDIGAGAGLPGLAVACVRPDLTVDLVESLLRRTDFLTEVVTALELTDRVRVIRGRAEDSAVLNTVGSAEFVTARAVAPLDRLVRWSFPLLRPGGSLLALKGAGAEGEVREHQQFLTRMRAEVRGVIECGAELVDPPTRVVHLIRR
- a CDS encoding ParA family protein, with amino-acid sequence MPDEFDPASTTRTAVPPLNPGELKPAEAEGSLRSATPADTQHHEVTRDDDVSRETSHGSDLYEALQADLAHEALNPGQPHVSRETTLSDTPIAREAMQAVHVRNVRQQSWNAPPARRIITVANQKGGVGKTTSAVNLAVALALHGLHVLLVDLDPQGNASTALGVPHTAGTASVYDVLLGDMSLAEVAVQVEAAPLLRCAPATIDLAGADIELASQVAREHRLRRAVASYTDKVDYIIIDCPPALGLLTLNALVAAQEILIPIQCEYYALEGLAQLLNTVQLVKTQLNETLEVSTVLLTMYDSRTRLADQVADEVRQHFGDKVIRSVIPRNVRVSEAPGYGQTVITYDPGSRGAVSYLEAARELAERGSALPEHDEQAREARQ